The DNA window CCAGGCCGCGCCCGCGCCGGCCATCGCCACGGAGGCGCGGCTGGAGGCGGCTCTCGTGGAGAAGCGCGTGCTGGCCAAGGCGCAGACCCACCTGGTCATGGGCTTCCGGGGCCTCACCATCGACGACCCGAAGCGCCACGCGCTGGAGGCGCTGACGGGCGTGTTGTCCGGCCAGGGCGGGCGGCTCTTCGTGGAGCTGCGCGACAAGCGCTCCATGGCCTACAGCGTGAGCAGCTTCGCGGTGGAGGGCGTGGAGCCGGGCTACTTCGCCGCGTACATGGGCACCAGCCCCGAGAAGGTGGACGCGGCGCTGGAAGGCATCCGCGCGGAGCTGCGGCGCGTGCGCGAGGAGCGAATCCCGGAGGCGGAGCTGGAGCGCTCGAAGCAGAACCTCATCGGCACGCATGAAATCGGGCTCCAGCGCAACGGCGCCCGCGCGGGGATGATGGCCATGGACACCCTCTACGGGCTGAACATGGACAACTTCCTCCACTACGCGGAGCACATCGCCGCGGTGACGCCGGACCAGGTCCTCGAGGTGGCGCGCGAGGTCATCGACTTCGACCGGAGCGCGCTCGCCATCGTCGGGCCGTGATTCACGGCCCCCGCCGCACCCAAGGCTCCCGCCGTCACGTCACGGCGGGGGCTCACCCCGGAAGAACGCCGCGACGTCCGGACACGCCTCGATGAAGCTGGCCGCGTCCACGCACGACGGGGGACGCCCCGTGGTGGTGGTCGCCTGGACGAAGGGGGTGCGGCACTCGAGCATCCGCTCCCGCGTGGGCGTGGAGAACGCGAAGTCCTCCGCGCCACAGCCCGTGCGCTCCAGCAGGGAGGACTCGCAGCCGGTGCCGGGGAGGAGCTGGTCGGCCACCTCCGGACACTCCTCCGACTGGCAGTAGCGGGAGACGACGTCCTTGCAGACCGCCGAGTCCGACGCTCCCGAGCCGGAGCAAGCGGTCAGCCAGGCCAGGGTCCCCATGACGAACACGTATCTTCTCATGGCGCTCCCACGCTACTCACAGCGCGGTAAAAGGGCCCACATGTCACAGACCTATTTGTCACTCACCGTGGAGTTGCCCGAGGAAGCGTCCGAGGCCGTACAGGACCTCCTCCACGAGGCCGGTGCGCTCGGTCTCGAGGTGCGCGACCGGGAGACCCCCACCATGCCCGGTGTGCGCGGCCCGAACGCGGGCGAGACCATCGTCATCGGCTACTTCGAGGACCGAGAGACGGCGGAGGCCGCCCGCGACGAGGTGGCCGAGTCCTTCCCCGCCGCCCGCCTGGGCCTGGATGAGCAGCCCCAGCAGGACTGGAGCAACGAGTGGAAGTCGCTCATCAAGTCGGTGCACGTGGGCCGGCTGTGGGTGGGGCCGCCGTGGGATGTGGGCAACGCGCCCGAAGGCGCCGTGCGGCTGGTGATTGAGCCGAAGATGGCCTTCGGCACGGGCGACCACCCGACGACTTCGCTCTGCCTGGCCGCGGTGGACGCGTACATGGTGGACCACCCGGGCGCGAGCGTCCTGGACGTGGGCACCGGCACGGGCGTGCTGGCCATCGCGGCGAAGAAGCTGGGCGCCGGGCACGTCGTCGCCACGGACAACGACCCGACCTCCGTGGAGCTGGCGCAGGAGAACCTGACGGACAACGGCACCCCGGACATCGACGTGTCCGGCAAGGAGCTGACGGCGGTGGAGGGCACCTTCGACCTGGTGCTCGCCAACATCCTGGCCAACACGCTCATCGAGCTGGCGCCGCTCATCGCCCCCAAGGCGAAGGACCGGCTGGTGCTCGCGGGCGTGCTGTCCCACCAGCGCGCGGACGTGGAGGCGGCCTACCGCAACCTCGGCTTCACCGTGCTGCCCGGCGCCACCCAGGGCGAGTGGGTGCGCATCGATTTGAAGCGCTGAAGCAGGGCCTCCATGTGGCTCGCGCGAGGTGGTCTCACGCGCGAGCCCGTGAGGCGTCAGTGCTCGGCGTCTGCCCCTCGCCTCGGCGGTAGCAGGCGGAGCGACTTGTCCAGCTCCACCACGGCGAAGCCCAATCCCCCGCTCAGTGACCGGGAGTAGCGCACGTCGTTGATGGCGACGCGCCACCCGGTCTCCGTCTCCGTCACTTCGTACGTGGGCAAGCGAAGCCAGTTGGCGAGCCCGCGCAGATGCGGGGCCGCGAGCGCCGCCTGGATGACAGGGCCGGGATTCGGCTCGCGCGGGAGACTGGGGTCACTCAGCTGGAGATGGGCCTCGCCGCCGCGCAGGAAGTCCGCGCGCACGAAGTGGTAGCGGTCCGGCCCCACGGCGATGAGGTCTCGCACGAAGGGATTCGCGGGCACGGGCCCGGCGATGACCCGCTCCACGGGAGACCCCTGGGCCGTCAGCCACGCCTTCGCGCGCGGCGCCGCGACTTGTGAGCCCAGCAGGATGCCCCCCAGGTAGAGCACGAGCCCCACGCCGCACACCGTCGCCACGCGCTGCGTGGACAACACCCGCGTGCCCTTCCAGCGCAGCCACAGCACGGCCGCGAGCCCCACGGCCCACAGCACCTTCGCGGGCCAGGGGACGAAGGAAGGAATGGTGACGAGCGCGGTGGTCGCGATGCCCAACACGCACCAACCCGCCATCGACTTGCGCGTGCGTGCATCCGCCATCACCACGGCGGCGCCCGCGAGCAGCCACACCCACGGGTCGACGATGAAGAGCGTGTCCCCGTAGAACCACGTCCCGTCGAACGGCATGAGCAGCCGCACGCCGTAGGTGTTGAGCCAGTCCAGCGCGGGATGACTCAGAATCGCGAGCGTGGACAACGCGAGCAATGGACCTGCCCGCGCGGGGGCCAGCGCCGAGTCCCGGCGTCTTCGCACCTGGCGGTCCCACAGCAGCATCACCCCCGTGAGCACGAAGGGCCACAGGGCCAGCGCGAGCACCCCGTGCGTCCACCCTCGGCGCCAGTACAGCGAGGCGTCCGAGCCCGCGAACGTCACGAGGCCATCCACGTCCGGGAGGTTGGCGCCGATGACCAGCGTCGCGGTGGCCAGGGGCGTGTACCGCTTCAGCCCCGCCTCCGCCATCCAGGCGCCAACGAGCGAGTGGGCGAGGTTGTCCATCGTCCCATCGAGCGTACTTCACCCGGACACGCGTCCCCAGCCCGCCTCGCACCCGAGCCCGCTGACGCGCGGCGCGGACACGGGCCCCGTCCGACTCGTCTCACCGCGCCGAATGGGTCCACGTGGACCTGGCGCGACAGCAGATTGCAGCGGCCAAGCGCACGGCGTAGGTGGGCGTTAGAGCACCGCGCCTCGACGTCGAGCCGTCCCTTCCGGAACGGCCAGGAGCCCGCCATGTCGCTGTCCATGTACCAGGCATCCATCCCCGTCTTCATCCGGGCACTCAACGTGCTCACCACCCTGCTCCAGAAGGGCGCCCAGCACGCGAAGGAGCAGGGGCTCCCGCCGGAGTCGCTGCTCGAGGCCCGGCTGGCCCCGGACATGTTCACCCTCGTGGGTCAGGTGCAGCGCGCCAGCGATACCTCCAAGGGCACCGCGGAGCGGCTCAGCGGCGTGCCCGCCCCGCGCATGCCCGACACCGAGAGCACCTTCGAGGAGCTGTACGCGCGCATCACCAAGACGGTCGAATATCTCAAGAGCATCGACCCCGCCCGCTTCGAGGGCTGTGAGACGCGCGCCGTGCAGTTGCAGGCCGGCCCCGACACCAAGATTGACTTCCAGGGCGACGACTACCTGCTCAGCTTCGGCCTGCCGAACTTCTATTTCCACGTCACCACCGCGTACGACATCCTTCGCCACCGCGGCGTCCAGGTGGGAAAGAGGGACTTCCTCGGCGCCATCGGAAATCGCTCGACGTCCGCGGCCTGAACGTCCCTTGGGGGCCACGTGCCGAACGCGCTAGCGTCGCCCGCGCGTGGCGCCCCCGCCCTCTCAACCACCGCTCAAGCCCCCGGACGAGGTCCGCTCCCAGCTCGTGGGCCCGCTGCTCGCGTACCTTCGCGCGACGGGGCGGGACCCGACACCGCTGGTGGAGCGCTTCGGCCTGCCGCCCGACGCGGGCTCGCTCCCCGAGGTGAGCCTCCCGCTCGTCACGCTCCATGCCTTCCTGGACGCGGCGGAGGTGTTCTCGGGGGATGCCTTCCTGGGCCTCCATGTGGCCCAGCGCGTGCCTCGCGGCAACTACGGCCTGGTCGAGTACATCGCCCGCGCCTCCCCGACGGTGCGCGACACCTTCCGAGCCCTCGCGCGGTACATGGCCCTCCTGGAGCCGGCCTGGCGCGCGTCCTTCACCGACGACGCGGAGGGCGGAGGCACCTTCGCCTACGGCATCCCCGGCGAGCCCCTCGCGTATGGCCGCCACGCGAGTGAGTACGGGCTGGCCCTCTTCACCCACGTGGGCCGGCAGCTCACCGAGCGCGCCTGGAACCCAAGCGCCGTGGCCTTCGCCCACCCCGCGCCTCCGGACATCGCCCCGCTGGTGGAGCACTTCGGCGTCGCGCCCTCCTTCGGCGGCGGACGCAATGCCCTCACGCTGGAGGCGGCCACGCTCGACTTGCGCGTGGTGGGCGCGGACCCCGCGCTCCTGTCCGTGCTGGAGCACGCGGCTCGCGGCGGGGTCTCCTCGCCCCCGGCTCCGGCCGACGACGCCCCCGAGTTCGTGCGGGCCGTGAGGACCGGCATCCGCGCGTCGCTCCAGGAAGGTCCGCCCCCCGTGGGCACCGTGGCCAAGGGACTTCACGTCAGTCCGCGCACCCTCCAGCGCCGGCTCACCGAGCTGGGCACGTCCTTCCAGGACGAGGTCGACGCGGTGCGGCGGGAGCTCGCGTTCCAATACCTGCGCAACGCCAGCCTGGGCGTCAGCCAGGTGGCCTTCCTCCTGGGCTACTCCGAGCTGAGCACGTTCGACCGGGCCTTCAAGCGCTGGACGGGGATGACGCCCCGCGTCTGGCGGGAGGGCGCCGAGCGGCCTTGAGCCACGACGTGCGGGGAGCAGGTGGCGTCCCAGGTCAGGAGATTGGCGCGCGCCGCCAGGACACCTGGCGCGACATCACCTAACTTCCCCATGCCCCGCTGTCCGTTCGGAGGACGCCATGCTCAAGGCTCCCATCGCCGCCCTCTTCGACGAGTACTACTCGTCGCACCAGCACCCCATCAACCGGCTGACGCACAAAATCGCGATTCCCCTCATCGTCCTGCACATCGTCACGATGCTGGACTGGGTGAAGCTGGTGGCCCTGCCCGTGCTGCCCGGAGGCGTGCTGACGCTGGGCATGGTGGTGTGGGCGCTGGCCGCCATCTGGTACCTGCGCGCGGACGTCAAGCTGGGCCTCGTGGTGGTCGCCTTCATGGCCGCGTGTTTCCCCCTGGGCCGGATGATGCCCGTCTGGAGCGTGGTGGCCATCGCCGTGTTCGGCTGGCTCATCCAACTGGCGGGCCACTCCGTCTGGGAGAAGAAGTCGCCGTCCTTCCTCACCAACCTGGTGCACGCGCTGGTGGGCCCGCTGTTCTTCGTCGCGGTCCTCTTCGGCGACTACGTCCTCAAGCCCCAGCCCCAGAACGCGACTCCGGCGCGCGCCTGAACCCCGCCCATGAGCTTCGCTGACAAGCTGCGCGCCTGGATGCCCCTGCACGAGAACCGCGCGAGCCGCGCCGTGCACTTCGTGGGCGCCTACATGTTCATCTTCGCCCTGCTCGTGCCGCTCGGCTTGCTGCGCTTCACCGCGGGGGACATGACGCTCTCCGCGGCGCATGTCCTGGTCCTGGCGGTGGCGCTCTACGCGCTTTCGCTGGAGTGGACAGCGGGGCTGCTCATGAGCCTTCCGCTCATCCCCACGCTGAACGCCGCCTTGTCCCTGGGACATCTGCCGGGGCCCACCGTCGCCATCATCGCCGTGGGGGTCATGGTGGCGCGCTTCGCGCTCGTGGTGGGCGCGCACGTCCTCCTCGAGAAGAAGACGCATGGCCTGTCGCTCGGCGGGCCGCTGCTCTTCTTCATCGAGCCGGTCTACCTGCTCACCGTCCTTCTGTTCGGGATGGGGCTCAAGCGCGAGCTGCACGCGCGAGTCACGGCCGGCGGTCCTCGGCCGGCGCCCCTGGCGACATAGGCGGCTCCAGCGGGGGATTCCCGACGCCAGGCACAGCGAACCCTGGCGTCGGACGACGGCTTGCTGTTGAAGTCGCCGCCCCGACGCGGGTCCTGGTCCTTCCAGCCCGCCCTGCTGGAGAAAGCCTCGTGGTTCGCCTCTTCGTCCCCATTCCGGACCCCGCTCCCGCCGAGGTGGCGCTGACGGACGACCGCCGCCACTACGTCCTCCACGTCCTGCGCCTGGGCGAAGGCGACGCGCTGGAGGTCTTCGACGGCAAGGGCCGCTCCTTCGTCAGCCGGGTGAAGGGCGTCGACGCGCAGACGGTGCGCGTGGAGCTGGGCCCCGTGCGGCAGTCCCCCGCGCGCCGCGCCGTGAGCGTGCTGCAGGGCCTGCCCAAGGGAGACAAGCTGGAGTGGGTGCTGCAGAAGGGCACGGAGCTGGGCGCCTCGGCCTTCCTCCCCGTGGACACGGTGCGCAGCGTGGTGAAGCTGGAGCCTCGCCGCGCCCAGGAGCGCACCTCGCGGTGGACGAAAATCGTCGAGGAGGCCGCCCGACAGTGCCGCCGCGACGACGTGCCGCGCGTGGACAGCCCGCTCCCGCTGACCGAGGCCGCCCGGGGACTGGCCCCTGGCACCGTGGTGCTGGTGCTGGACGAGGAGGAATCCGCGGTGCCGCTGGGCGAGGCCTTCCGTGCCGCGGGCGCGGGGACTCCGGTGGCGCTGGTGGTGGGCCCCGAGGGCGGCCTGGCGCGAGAGGAAGTGGAGGCGCTCAAGTCGCTGGGGGCTCGCGCCGTGACGTTGGGGACTCGCATCCTGCGCACCGAGACGGCGGCGCTGGCGGCCCTCGCGGTGATGATGCATCTCGATGGAGACCTTGGTTAGCAGGAGGGGAGCCGAGCGCTCGTTCCCCCCGGGTTCCCACGTTCCCTGGACGATTCCTACGTTTGTGCCGTCAGGGACCTCTGGGGTCCCCACAAACAGGAGAAAGGTTCATGGGGATCATCGCGTTCATCATCATTGGCTTCATCGCGGGGCTCATCGCGCGTGCCATTCTCCCGGGCAAGCAGAGCATGGGCCTGATGGCGACGACGCTTCTGGGCATGGTCGGCTCGCTGCTCGGTGGATTGGTGGGGTCCCTGTTCTCGCGCGACGGGCGACTCTTCGAGCTGCGGCCAGCGGGCCTCATCATGTCCGTCGTGGGCGCCATCGTCGTGCTGCTCATCGTGGGCGCGGTGGGACGGCGCCGAGTCCACGCCTAGCGTGAGGCGTTCCACGCAGGTTGTCCCCCAGGGGACACGTGGACGCCTTTCGGTGACGAGCCCCTGACGGTTCCTCGACCGAGGGACCTCGGGGGGACGCCACTTTTCTTGCTCCTTCGGTGCGGACGCTTTTTCATGGCGCAAGCCGTCGTCAGCCCGGAGGAGCCCGTTGTCCAAGTGCATGAAGTGCGGAGCGCTGTTGCCGCCCGTCGGAGACTGCCC is part of the Myxococcus landrumus genome and encodes:
- a CDS encoding GlsB/YeaQ/YmgE family stress response membrane protein, producing MGIIAFIIIGFIAGLIARAILPGKQSMGLMATTLLGMVGSLLGGLVGSLFSRDGRLFELRPAGLIMSVVGAIVVLLIVGAVGRRRVHA
- a CDS encoding Mpo1 family 2-hydroxy fatty acid dioxygenase, which translates into the protein MLKAPIAALFDEYYSSHQHPINRLTHKIAIPLIVLHIVTMLDWVKLVALPVLPGGVLTLGMVVWALAAIWYLRADVKLGLVVVAFMAACFPLGRMMPVWSVVAIAVFGWLIQLAGHSVWEKKSPSFLTNLVHALVGPLFFVAVLFGDYVLKPQPQNATPARA
- a CDS encoding AraC family transcriptional regulator gives rise to the protein MAPPPSQPPLKPPDEVRSQLVGPLLAYLRATGRDPTPLVERFGLPPDAGSLPEVSLPLVTLHAFLDAAEVFSGDAFLGLHVAQRVPRGNYGLVEYIARASPTVRDTFRALARYMALLEPAWRASFTDDAEGGGTFAYGIPGEPLAYGRHASEYGLALFTHVGRQLTERAWNPSAVAFAHPAPPDIAPLVEHFGVAPSFGGGRNALTLEAATLDLRVVGADPALLSVLEHAARGGVSSPPAPADDAPEFVRAVRTGIRASLQEGPPPVGTVAKGLHVSPRTLQRRLTELGTSFQDEVDAVRRELAFQYLRNASLGVSQVAFLLGYSELSTFDRAFKRWTGMTPRVWREGAERP
- a CDS encoding metal-dependent hydrolase, whose translation is MDNLAHSLVGAWMAEAGLKRYTPLATATLVIGANLPDVDGLVTFAGSDASLYWRRGWTHGVLALALWPFVLTGVMLLWDRQVRRRRDSALAPARAGPLLALSTLAILSHPALDWLNTYGVRLLMPFDGTWFYGDTLFIVDPWVWLLAGAAVVMADARTRKSMAGWCVLGIATTALVTIPSFVPWPAKVLWAVGLAAVLWLRWKGTRVLSTQRVATVCGVGLVLYLGGILLGSQVAAPRAKAWLTAQGSPVERVIAGPVPANPFVRDLIAVGPDRYHFVRADFLRGGEAHLQLSDPSLPREPNPGPVIQAALAAPHLRGLANWLRLPTYEVTETETGWRVAINDVRYSRSLSGGLGFAVVELDKSLRLLPPRRGADAEH
- a CDS encoding 16S rRNA (uracil(1498)-N(3))-methyltransferase; this encodes MVRLFVPIPDPAPAEVALTDDRRHYVLHVLRLGEGDALEVFDGKGRSFVSRVKGVDAQTVRVELGPVRQSPARRAVSVLQGLPKGDKLEWVLQKGTELGASAFLPVDTVRSVVKLEPRRAQERTSRWTKIVEEAARQCRRDDVPRVDSPLPLTEAARGLAPGTVVLVLDEEESAVPLGEAFRAAGAGTPVALVVGPEGGLAREEVEALKSLGARAVTLGTRILRTETAALAALAVMMHLDGDLG
- a CDS encoding DUF1993 domain-containing protein gives rise to the protein MSLSMYQASIPVFIRALNVLTTLLQKGAQHAKEQGLPPESLLEARLAPDMFTLVGQVQRASDTSKGTAERLSGVPAPRMPDTESTFEELYARITKTVEYLKSIDPARFEGCETRAVQLQAGPDTKIDFQGDDYLLSFGLPNFYFHVTTAYDILRHRGVQVGKRDFLGAIGNRSTSAA
- a CDS encoding 50S ribosomal protein L11 methyltransferase; translated protein: MSQTYLSLTVELPEEASEAVQDLLHEAGALGLEVRDRETPTMPGVRGPNAGETIVIGYFEDRETAEAARDEVAESFPAARLGLDEQPQQDWSNEWKSLIKSVHVGRLWVGPPWDVGNAPEGAVRLVIEPKMAFGTGDHPTTSLCLAAVDAYMVDHPGASVLDVGTGTGVLAIAAKKLGAGHVVATDNDPTSVELAQENLTDNGTPDIDVSGKELTAVEGTFDLVLANILANTLIELAPLIAPKAKDRLVLAGVLSHQRADVEAAYRNLGFTVLPGATQGEWVRIDLKR
- a CDS encoding Mpo1-like protein; the encoded protein is MSFADKLRAWMPLHENRASRAVHFVGAYMFIFALLVPLGLLRFTAGDMTLSAAHVLVLAVALYALSLEWTAGLLMSLPLIPTLNAALSLGHLPGPTVAIIAVGVMVARFALVVGAHVLLEKKTHGLSLGGPLLFFIEPVYLLTVLLFGMGLKRELHARVTAGGPRPAPLAT